A portion of the Edaphobacter lichenicola genome contains these proteins:
- a CDS encoding flagellar basal body L-ring protein FlgH → MSQLSGNSYLGSDGQAYASLHLPVAPLCPESLQRGGRGGQGGPGRFMAGTVVVLLLLLAAASLRAQVASIKKAIEPKPNVAATSLTAYLDRVRAENSTVLAAPGSIWADSGRLTRMTTDVRAMRPHDLIQVVVAENLTSSTDGSVKNSRASSANSGISGLFGKLKAGNALQNIITQNASSALNAQGTSATDSSLNTTFGGQVVEVLPNGMLVVEAARQVEFSQQTQTILLRGLVRPEDISQQNQVLSTAISSLELEVRGKGIINDYTHRQNPVIRFLQNLLVF, encoded by the coding sequence ATGAGTCAACTATCAGGTAATTCGTATCTCGGCAGCGATGGTCAGGCGTACGCCAGCCTGCATCTCCCGGTGGCACCGCTCTGTCCGGAATCGCTTCAGCGAGGTGGTCGAGGTGGGCAGGGTGGTCCGGGCAGGTTTATGGCCGGAACAGTCGTTGTACTTCTTCTGCTTTTGGCTGCGGCCTCATTGCGAGCACAAGTGGCATCCATCAAGAAGGCAATCGAGCCAAAGCCCAACGTTGCAGCCACGTCCTTGACCGCTTATCTGGATCGGGTTCGCGCGGAGAATTCGACTGTGCTGGCCGCTCCAGGATCGATATGGGCAGACAGCGGGCGGCTTACTCGCATGACGACTGACGTTCGTGCCATGAGACCACATGATCTTATCCAGGTTGTAGTCGCGGAAAATCTCACGTCCTCGACAGACGGAAGCGTAAAAAATTCGCGGGCCTCCTCTGCGAACTCTGGAATTTCGGGCTTGTTCGGAAAGCTGAAAGCTGGAAACGCACTGCAAAATATCATCACGCAAAATGCATCGTCTGCCTTGAACGCTCAGGGTACCAGTGCGACCGACTCGAGCTTGAACACGACATTTGGCGGACAGGTGGTGGAGGTGCTGCCGAACGGAATGCTTGTGGTCGAGGCGGCGCGCCAGGTCGAGTTCAGTCAGCAGACGCAGACGATTCTGCTTCGCGGTCTCGTGCGTCCTGAAGACATCTCTCAGCAAAATCAGGTACTTTCAACCGCCATCTCCAGTCTTGAGCTTGAGGTTCGAGGCAAGGGCATTATCAACGACTACACCCACCGCCAGAACCCTGTGATCAGGTTCCTGCAAAATCTTTTGGTCTTCTAA
- a CDS encoding flagella basal body P-ring formation protein FlgA — MSYRRCSAVRYRRFWSSMLCLAGLASARAACYSTPTAAVESMKPGSSQAPLTAGGYWVTSIQTDPMSGQRWAMIASCDHPERPVFSLPTGEAGASQKIQLSEPQAIPDNAHATPLVHVGDTVRLWRQEAVLRIEMSGVAEENGGLGKLIRVRLLRRSTDDQSTRAEFAGVVRGRADVEMQP; from the coding sequence ATGAGCTATCGTCGCTGTTCCGCAGTCCGATACCGTCGCTTCTGGTCTTCGATGCTTTGCCTGGCAGGGCTCGCATCAGCGCGGGCCGCCTGCTACAGCACGCCCACGGCCGCGGTCGAGTCCATGAAGCCGGGTTCGTCCCAGGCGCCGCTGACAGCAGGTGGATATTGGGTGACAAGCATTCAGACGGATCCAATGTCAGGTCAACGATGGGCGATGATTGCCAGCTGCGATCATCCCGAGCGCCCTGTTTTTTCTCTTCCGACAGGCGAGGCAGGAGCGTCGCAAAAGATTCAACTCAGCGAGCCGCAGGCGATACCCGATAACGCCCATGCAACTCCGTTAGTTCACGTTGGCGACACGGTTCGATTGTGGAGACAAGAGGCTGTTTTACGAATTGAGATGTCCGGCGTTGCAGAAGAGAACGGCGGTCTGGGGAAGTTGATACGGGTACGGTTGCTTCGTCGAAGCACAGACGATCAATCAACCAGAGCCGAGTTTGCTGGCGTCGTTCGTGGAAGGGCAGATGTGGAGATGCAACCATAA